Proteins encoded by one window of Lactobacillus sp. ESL0684:
- a CDS encoding D-2-hydroxyacid dehydrogenase, translating into MTKIYAYAIRKDEEPYVKEWKDAHKDIKVEYTDQLLTPETAKLAKGADGVVAYQQLNYTAETLQALADEGIHNLSLRNVGIDNVDLKKAKELDFKLTNVPVYSPNAIAEHAAVQAANILRQDKRMAEKVAKHNLQWAPTIGREVRDQTVGVVGTGHIGQVFMKIMEGFGAKVIAYDIFKNPELEKQGYYVDSLDDIYAQADVISLHVPDVPENVHMINDDSIKKMKDGVVIVNVSRGPLVDTDAIIRGLDSGKVFGFVMDTYENEVGIFNEDWSNKDFPDERLANLIARPNVSVTPHTAFYTTHAVRNMVVKSFDNNLNLIKGKTPETPVDLNKEF; encoded by the coding sequence ATGACTAAAATATACGCTTATGCAATTCGCAAAGACGAAGAACCATACGTTAAAGAATGGAAAGATGCCCACAAGGATATTAAAGTTGAATATACTGACCAATTGCTAACTCCTGAAACTGCCAAATTAGCTAAAGGTGCTGATGGTGTAGTTGCATACCAACAACTAAATTATACAGCTGAGACCTTACAAGCCTTAGCTGATGAAGGAATTCACAACTTGTCACTTCGCAACGTCGGAATTGACAATGTTGATTTAAAGAAAGCTAAGGAATTAGACTTTAAGTTGACCAACGTACCAGTTTACTCTCCGAATGCAATTGCTGAACACGCTGCTGTCCAAGCTGCAAATATTTTACGTCAAGATAAACGCATGGCAGAAAAAGTCGCTAAACACAATTTACAATGGGCACCAACTATTGGTCGTGAAGTGCGTGATCAGACCGTTGGTGTAGTCGGAACTGGCCACATTGGTCAAGTTTTCATGAAGATTATGGAGGGCTTCGGTGCCAAAGTTATTGCTTATGATATCTTCAAAAATCCTGAATTAGAAAAGCAGGGTTATTACGTTGATAGCCTTGACGATATTTACGCACAAGCAGACGTAATCTCATTGCACGTACCAGATGTTCCTGAAAACGTCCATATGATCAATGATGATTCAATCAAGAAAATGAAAGATGGCGTAGTGATTGTTAACGTATCTCGTGGTCCATTAGTTGATACTGACGCAATTATCCGTGGTCTTGATTCGGGTAAAGTCTTTGGCTTTGTAATGGATACTTACGAAAATGAAGTTGGTATTTTTAACGAAGACTGGAGTAATAAGGATTTTCCAGATGAACGTTTAGCCAATTTAATTGCACGTCCAAACGTTTCTGTAACTCCTCATACAGCTTTCTATACTACTCACGCTGTTCGCAATATGGTTGTTAAATCATTTGATAACAACTTGAACTTAATCAAGGGAAAGACGCCAGAAACGCCAGTTGACTTAAATAAAGAGTTCTAA
- the treR gene encoding trehalose operon repressor — MAQGKADLIAQDIAAKIRHKQFVVGSFLPSESQLKQLYGTSRETVRKALAQLEALGLIQKIRGKGSLVLNLDKYSFPISGITSFAELNKSLGMHAQTKVLALEKLITIPKIFKEKFPKQPETKGIYVERLRLLKQQPAVLDCDFLFNPPISNIPEVAAENSIYEYIENDLGLTISYATKAITVEEVTPQLQQKLGLKDNMVVLVASQSFLSDATPFQLTLSFHNPSKFVFVDFARRQKIKP, encoded by the coding sequence ATGGCACAAGGAAAGGCAGATCTTATTGCTCAAGATATCGCAGCTAAAATAAGACATAAACAATTTGTAGTAGGGAGTTTTTTGCCAAGCGAGAGTCAATTAAAGCAGTTGTACGGCACCTCTCGTGAAACTGTAAGAAAAGCATTGGCACAACTTGAAGCACTAGGCTTGATTCAAAAAATTCGTGGTAAGGGATCATTAGTCTTAAATTTAGATAAATATTCGTTTCCAATTTCAGGGATTACTAGTTTTGCAGAATTAAATAAGTCATTAGGTATGCATGCACAAACTAAAGTACTGGCCTTAGAGAAATTAATAACTATACCGAAGATTTTCAAGGAAAAGTTTCCCAAACAGCCTGAAACTAAAGGTATTTATGTTGAACGACTTCGTTTGCTAAAGCAGCAACCTGCCGTACTTGATTGTGACTTTTTATTTAATCCTCCCATATCAAATATTCCTGAGGTTGCAGCAGAAAATTCGATTTATGAATATATTGAAAACGATCTGGGTTTAACTATTTCGTATGCAACCAAAGCGATTACAGTTGAAGAAGTTACGCCGCAATTACAGCAAAAGTTAGGGCTTAAAGATAATATGGTTGTGTTGGTTGCCAGTCAAAGTTTTTTGAGTGACGCAACGCCATTTCAGCTGACACTTTCTTTTCATAATCCAAGTAAGTTTGTTTTTGTTGATTTTGCGCGTAGACAGAAAATTAAGCCTTAG
- a CDS encoding exodeoxyribonuclease III, whose translation MILISWNIDSLNAALTGTSERAEETRKVLSQIHDKQPAIIAIQETKLRATGPTKKHQEILTAEFPEYDYVWRSAEEPARKGYAGTMYLYQKGLKPKVTYPEIGAPTPMDQEGRIITLEFAQYFVTQVYTPNSGNGLKRLSERQEWDKKYLEYLQKLDNKKPVLASGDYNCAHEEIDLKHPDNNHHSAGFTDEERTGFSQLLDAGFCDTFRKINGNVTDVYSWWAQRVRTAKANNSGWRIDYWLTSNRIADKVNRSEMIDTGSRADHCPILLDIDL comes from the coding sequence ATGATCTTAATTTCGTGGAATATTGATTCATTGAATGCAGCTTTAACGGGTACATCTGAGCGAGCCGAAGAAACACGTAAAGTATTATCCCAAATACATGATAAGCAGCCAGCTATCATTGCTATTCAAGAGACTAAATTACGTGCGACTGGTCCAACTAAAAAGCATCAAGAAATTTTGACAGCAGAATTTCCAGAGTATGATTATGTGTGGCGCTCGGCAGAGGAACCTGCTCGTAAAGGATATGCTGGTACGATGTATTTATATCAAAAAGGATTAAAACCAAAGGTTACTTATCCGGAAATTGGTGCCCCAACGCCAATGGATCAAGAAGGTCGTATCATTACCCTTGAATTTGCACAATATTTTGTAACACAGGTTTATACGCCTAATTCTGGTAACGGCTTGAAGCGTTTGAGTGAACGGCAAGAATGGGATAAAAAATATCTGGAATATCTGCAGAAGTTAGACAATAAAAAGCCAGTGCTTGCTAGTGGCGACTATAATTGTGCTCATGAAGAAATTGATTTGAAGCATCCAGACAATAATCATCATTCAGCTGGTTTTACGGATGAAGAAAGAACTGGCTTTTCACAATTGCTTGATGCTGGATTTTGTGATACTTTTAGAAAAATAAATGGTAATGTTACAGATGTCTATTCATGGTGGGCTCAAAGAGTGCGGACGGCCAAAGCTAATAATTCTGGCTGGAGAATTGATTATTGGTTAACTAGTAATCGAATTGCTGATAAAGTTAATCGTTCGGAAATGATAGATACTGGCTCGCGTGCTGATCATTGTCCAATTCTACTTGATATTGATTTATAA
- a CDS encoding PTS glucose transporter subunit IIABC: MTFNQKVTFLSPTDGQIIPLNKVSDPIFNKETMGKGFGVIPKSGEIIAPIAGKVTTIATTKHAIGITTNDGLEVLIHMGIDTVTLKGTGFNIQVKPDDEVKAGQIIANMDLGLIKNRKLDPTVIVVITNSQEKLTNLDLAIGNTKALASIAEATLKTEDTSTKHKLSYDELATLIIKNVGGPDNINNVIHCITRLRFYLKDENKANDDLLKNQRGILDVLHSSGQYQVVIGDGVSNLYDAVIKQLPKLDTSATSTNNQDDSKNPVSHAINNLIGFITGSMSPVIGVIAASGIIKGILALLTLPQLGSLLNINSVPYLTISAMADAAFYFLPVWVGFSAAKRLGSDPIIAAVIGGVLTMPQLITWGKAGKVMFNLAGLNFQFLDYTYSIFPMILAAWLAAKIEKWLKQVLPTYLQMIFVPLITILIVATITLIITGPVIQGIANGIAIFINWLVSVSGWLGGFIIGGFYQVLVIFGFHWGVVPLVAQQIASTGQSAINAIICSTMIAQGAAVLAVAIKSKKADIKELGFAAMISAFCGVTEPAIYGVNLRYKRVFISGSIGAAFGGLITGLMHGTMFGFTGGLIGFSSFFNPKNPGDLNSFYTFLIASAVSIVIAFVVTWFWGYNDDMTMGKKVAKAKRPGTK, translated from the coding sequence ATGACATTCAATCAAAAAGTTACGTTCCTGAGTCCAACTGATGGACAAATTATTCCATTAAATAAAGTCAGTGATCCAATTTTTAATAAAGAAACTATGGGTAAAGGCTTTGGAGTTATTCCAAAGTCTGGTGAAATTATTGCCCCAATTGCTGGCAAAGTCACAACAATTGCCACGACTAAGCATGCTATCGGTATTACCACCAACGATGGACTTGAAGTTCTCATTCATATGGGTATAGATACAGTAACGCTTAAGGGAACTGGGTTTAACATCCAAGTCAAACCTGATGATGAAGTCAAGGCTGGACAGATAATCGCAAATATGGATCTTGGTCTCATTAAGAACAGAAAGTTAGATCCTACTGTGATTGTTGTAATCACCAATTCTCAAGAAAAGTTAACTAACCTTGATTTAGCGATTGGCAATACCAAGGCGCTAGCAAGTATTGCTGAGGCTACTTTAAAAACTGAAGATACTTCTACCAAACATAAGCTTTCATATGACGAACTAGCAACTTTAATTATTAAAAATGTTGGTGGTCCAGATAATATTAACAATGTGATCCACTGTATTACTCGTTTACGTTTTTATTTAAAAGATGAAAACAAAGCAAATGATGACCTCCTAAAAAATCAACGCGGTATTCTTGACGTCTTACACTCTTCTGGTCAATATCAGGTTGTCATTGGTGACGGTGTATCTAACTTATACGATGCAGTAATCAAACAGCTACCAAAGTTAGATACTTCAGCCACAAGCACCAATAATCAAGATGATAGTAAAAATCCAGTTTCTCATGCTATTAATAATTTGATTGGCTTCATAACTGGTTCAATGAGTCCTGTTATCGGCGTAATTGCAGCTTCTGGAATTATCAAGGGAATCCTTGCGCTGCTTACTTTACCGCAATTAGGGTCACTACTAAATATCAACAGTGTGCCCTATCTTACAATTAGCGCAATGGCTGATGCAGCTTTTTATTTTTTGCCAGTTTGGGTTGGCTTTAGTGCTGCTAAAAGACTAGGCAGTGATCCAATCATTGCCGCAGTAATCGGCGGTGTGCTCACAATGCCACAGCTAATTACTTGGGGTAAAGCTGGTAAAGTAATGTTTAACTTAGCGGGATTAAATTTCCAGTTTCTAGACTATACTTACTCTATCTTCCCTATGATTTTAGCAGCTTGGTTAGCTGCTAAAATAGAAAAGTGGCTTAAGCAGGTATTACCGACCTATTTACAAATGATCTTTGTACCACTAATTACGATATTAATCGTGGCGACCATCACTTTAATAATCACTGGGCCCGTTATTCAAGGTATTGCAAACGGCATTGCTATCTTCATTAACTGGCTAGTTTCTGTATCCGGTTGGCTAGGGGGCTTCATTATTGGTGGCTTTTACCAAGTATTAGTGATTTTTGGCTTCCATTGGGGTGTCGTACCGTTAGTCGCCCAACAAATTGCTAGTACCGGACAAAGTGCAATCAACGCTATCATTTGTTCAACTATGATTGCCCAAGGAGCTGCTGTCTTAGCTGTTGCTATCAAGTCCAAGAAAGCTGACATCAAAGAGTTAGGCTTTGCTGCCATGATTAGTGCATTTTGTGGAGTAACTGAACCAGCGATTTATGGCGTGAATCTAAGATATAAACGCGTCTTTATTTCCGGATCAATCGGCGCTGCCTTTGGTGGTCTGATAACTGGATTAATGCATGGAACCATGTTTGGCTTCACTGGCGGATTAATTGGCTTTTCCAGTTTCTTTAATCCTAAAAATCCTGGTGACTTAAATAGTTTTTATACTTTCTTGATTGCTAGTGCCGTATCAATCGTTATCGCCTTTGTTGTAACTTGGTTTTGGGGCTACAACGATGATATGACAATGGGTAAAAAAGTTGCTAAAGCTAAGAGACCAGGAACAAAATAA
- the treC gene encoding alpha,alpha-phosphotrehalase — MVDLGKKVIYQIYPRSFYDSNNDGVGDLQGIIQKIPYIQKLNVDMIWFNPFFVSPQRDNGYDVADYYRIDPVFGTMADFEELVAKLKQINVGVMLDMVFNHCSIDNEWFQKALAGNEKYRKFFYLRKAKSDGSLPTNWQSKFGGPAWSKFGNTDYYYLHLYDPSQADLDWHNPEVRQAVFDVVNFWRAKGVKGFRFDVINVTGKAKELVDSTDPIQEKGLYTDTPVVHRYLKEMNAASFGQDSESITVGEMSSTTIENSLEYSNPDEHELSMVFNFHHLKVDYKDGQKWTKKSFDFMQLKQILTQWQEEMDAGNGWNALFWNNHDQPMALSRFGDTGKYRVKSAQMLATALHLLRGTPYIYMGEEIGLVDPDYSSIDDYVDVEARNAYQNLQQAGMSRAQAFDIIHAKARDNSRTPMHWDNSKYAGFSKVKPWLMPTNQSEINVQHELANGEIFSYYQKLIELRKQEELISAGHIKMFLKEDRQVFAYERFLTKGQKVLLVLTNFYGQEHTVKVPDKFQNKPFTVLISNYQVTDFKLGNELVLKPYEAIALKI; from the coding sequence ATGGTTGATTTAGGTAAAAAAGTAATTTATCAGATTTATCCCAGATCTTTTTATGATTCAAATAATGATGGCGTTGGTGATTTACAAGGGATTATTCAAAAGATTCCGTATATTCAAAAATTGAATGTTGATATGATTTGGTTTAATCCTTTTTTTGTTTCGCCACAGCGTGATAATGGCTATGATGTTGCTGATTATTATCGAATTGATCCGGTTTTTGGGACAATGGCTGACTTCGAAGAGTTGGTTGCTAAACTCAAACAGATTAATGTTGGGGTAATGCTTGATATGGTATTCAATCATTGCTCAATTGATAACGAGTGGTTCCAAAAAGCACTGGCAGGTAATGAGAAATATCGAAAATTCTTTTATCTGAGAAAAGCCAAGTCTGATGGCAGTTTGCCGACAAATTGGCAGAGCAAATTCGGTGGTCCTGCTTGGAGCAAATTTGGCAATACAGATTATTACTATCTTCATCTTTATGATCCAAGTCAAGCGGATTTAGATTGGCACAATCCAGAGGTAAGACAAGCTGTATTTGATGTTGTCAATTTTTGGCGTGCAAAAGGGGTAAAGGGGTTTCGCTTTGATGTTATTAATGTAACTGGTAAGGCTAAAGAACTAGTTGATTCAACTGATCCAATTCAAGAAAAAGGTCTATATACTGATACGCCAGTAGTTCACCGTTATTTAAAGGAAATGAATGCAGCCAGCTTTGGACAAGATTCGGAAAGCATTACAGTTGGGGAAATGTCGTCAACCACAATCGAAAATTCACTTGAATATTCAAATCCAGATGAGCATGAACTTTCAATGGTTTTTAATTTTCATCATTTAAAAGTTGATTATAAAGATGGCCAAAAGTGGACTAAGAAGTCCTTTGATTTTATGCAGTTAAAACAAATTTTAACGCAATGGCAAGAAGAAATGGATGCTGGTAATGGTTGGAATGCACTGTTTTGGAATAATCATGACCAGCCAATGGCATTAAGCCGTTTTGGTGATACTGGTAAATACCGAGTTAAGTCTGCACAGATGCTTGCTACTGCACTACATTTATTAAGAGGAACGCCATATATTTATATGGGAGAAGAAATTGGACTTGTTGATCCAGACTATTCATCGATTGATGATTATGTTGATGTTGAGGCACGTAATGCATATCAGAATTTACAACAAGCGGGTATGAGTCGGGCACAAGCGTTTGATATTATTCATGCTAAAGCTCGGGATAATTCGCGTACGCCGATGCATTGGGATAATAGTAAGTACGCAGGTTTCAGTAAGGTTAAACCGTGGCTAATGCCGACAAATCAATCGGAAATTAATGTGCAGCATGAACTTGCTAACGGTGAGATCTTTTCTTATTACCAAAAACTCATCGAGTTGCGTAAGCAGGAGGAGTTAATTTCTGCTGGACATATCAAGATGTTCTTAAAAGAAGATCGGCAAGTATTTGCTTATGAACGTTTCTTAACTAAAGGTCAAAAGGTGTTACTAGTACTGACTAATTTCTATGGTCAAGAGCACACTGTGAAAGTTCCTGACAAATTTCAAAATAAACCTTTTACTGTATTAATTAGTAATTACCAAGTAACTGATTTTAAGTTGGGAAATGAACTAGTGCTAAAGCCCTATGAAGCAATTGCACTTAAAATTTAA
- a CDS encoding pyrroline-5-carboxylate reductase, whose translation MKIGFIGTGKIGSSIIQGLLHADVVSQDIYVYDGGHRSAQALAKKAGLHLINEYGDFNNCRAVVVAVGGDAQETIINDLGQVYHGIIISTGGGDLTLINRQIVADASFVKAVPNTPVQIGEGITVVSFIPNESSEVIDTVKAIFSQMGDVYVVDETLLGIYGTIAGCTPAYVDLMIEALSDAAVQNGVKRTESYAIIEKMLLGTAKLALTNQKLPEELKDEVTTPGGSTIRGVTKLEEAGFRNALIQAVNASAN comes from the coding sequence ATGAAAATTGGATTCATTGGAACAGGTAAAATAGGTAGTTCAATTATTCAAGGTTTGTTACATGCAGATGTGGTTAGTCAGGATATTTATGTGTATGATGGTGGTCACCGATCTGCTCAAGCATTAGCTAAAAAAGCTGGCCTACACTTAATTAATGAGTATGGTGATTTTAATAATTGTCGCGCTGTCGTAGTCGCTGTTGGTGGTGATGCTCAAGAAACAATTATTAATGACTTGGGTCAGGTCTATCATGGTATTATTATTTCAACTGGTGGTGGCGATTTAACTCTAATTAATCGCCAAATTGTCGCAGATGCGTCTTTTGTTAAAGCTGTTCCAAATACCCCTGTGCAAATTGGAGAGGGCATTACTGTAGTTAGCTTTATTCCTAATGAAAGTAGCGAGGTAATTGATACAGTTAAAGCGATTTTTAGTCAAATGGGTGATGTTTACGTCGTTGATGAAACTTTACTAGGGATTTATGGCACGATTGCTGGCTGTACGCCAGCTTATGTTGATCTAATGATTGAGGCATTAAGTGATGCTGCAGTTCAGAATGGTGTTAAGCGGACTGAGTCTTATGCAATAATTGAAAAGATGCTGCTTGGTACAGCTAAATTAGCTTTAACCAATCAGAAATTACCAGAAGAATTAAAGGATGAGGTAACTACTCCGGGTGGTTCAACAATTAGAGGCGTTACTAAACTAGAAGAAGCAGGCTTTAGAAATGCTCTAATTCAAGCAGTTAATGCATCAGCTAATTAG
- a CDS encoding DEAD/DEAH box helicase, which produces MNEPLQDAILNGLYDPSYSEHEVLRPQLLQNTKNNNIWLTLRQELLTCNSFTWAVAFVTQDMLVPLKVVLADLAKKNVSGTLITGDYLGFNAPQVFYELLKIPNLTVKIASTQGFHAKGYLFEHIDWQTLVIGSANFTRSALLSNYEWALKVSSTQNAVLTKEVADQLCQLKANSRSLTLDWINDYETNWTRPVTTSAVKNISQEITPNQMQQDALQKLDQLIKAGEHRGLVVSATGTGKTYLGAFAVQKYQPRKFLYVVHREQIAKKALASFKQVIGGKNSDYGLLTGHKHETNCKYLFATVQTLCRPETLAELKPTEFDYILIDEAHRAPAPSYQKLFDHFKPDFWLGMTATPERMDEQDVYQLFDYNLAYEIRLTDALEEHMLTPFHYVGVEDYEVDGVKIDETTDLRNLLAPKRVDYILNQLNYYGYCGNKAKGLVFCSRQKEARELAQIFTAKKHPAVALTNEDSESKRAQVVKQLENGDLEYIVTVDLFNEGVDIPALNQIVMLRNTQSSIVFIQQLGRGLRKYPQKDYVTVIDFIGNYQNNYLIPIALNQDNSRDQDKVRAETLLPSFIDVSTINFSRIASERILASLDRVKLDSIKELRQSYQELKQKLGRVPLLLDFYQEGSTSPLVFARNNSLQHYGKFLVKMGESLTLSTFEDGVLSFMTKELLNGKRPHELLLLQQLLQQQTVGLAEFEQILKKHNAYFNSAVVTSVEDILTLTFFEIKQGKTTKKEQYGGQALIEHNLLGYELAPQLVQSLQGNPEFRKLFSDVIETGLLLNQPYDDQAQFTLYQQYDRKDVCRLLNWPKDVSAPMYGYRVDERETPIFITYQKASSEKRNAVYHNTLADGRSLRWYTRTPRHLNSNEVQRLLNTPQMVLHLFVKKSDAVGKQFFYLGQVDIQKETVKEELIGPKKKVAVGMNLLLRHPLEAKMYNLLFAE; this is translated from the coding sequence ATGAATGAACCACTACAAGATGCAATTTTGAATGGTCTATATGATCCTAGCTATTCGGAACATGAGGTGCTACGGCCACAATTATTGCAAAATACTAAGAACAATAATATTTGGCTGACTCTACGTCAAGAACTGCTAACATGTAATAGTTTTACCTGGGCTGTAGCGTTTGTAACCCAAGATATGCTAGTTCCACTTAAAGTTGTTTTGGCAGACTTAGCTAAGAAAAATGTTTCGGGTACGCTCATTACGGGTGACTACTTAGGGTTTAATGCTCCGCAAGTTTTTTATGAACTATTAAAAATTCCTAATTTAACGGTAAAAATAGCTTCAACCCAAGGCTTTCATGCTAAAGGCTATCTGTTTGAACACATAGATTGGCAGACATTAGTAATTGGTAGTGCTAATTTTACTCGTTCTGCGTTGCTTAGTAACTATGAATGGGCATTAAAAGTCAGTTCTACCCAAAACGCGGTGCTAACTAAAGAAGTAGCCGACCAATTATGTCAATTGAAAGCCAATAGTAGATCATTAACTTTAGATTGGATCAATGACTATGAGACTAATTGGACAAGACCAGTAACGACATCAGCTGTAAAAAATATTTCCCAGGAAATAACGCCTAATCAAATGCAACAGGATGCATTACAAAAACTAGATCAACTGATTAAAGCAGGTGAGCATCGCGGCTTAGTAGTTTCTGCTACGGGAACTGGGAAAACATACTTGGGTGCCTTTGCTGTTCAAAAGTATCAACCAAGAAAATTTTTGTATGTTGTTCATAGAGAACAAATTGCTAAAAAGGCTTTGGCTAGTTTTAAACAAGTAATTGGTGGTAAAAACTCAGATTATGGCTTGTTAACAGGACACAAACATGAAACCAATTGTAAATATCTCTTTGCGACGGTTCAAACGCTGTGTAGACCAGAAACATTAGCTGAATTAAAGCCAACTGAATTTGATTATATTCTAATTGATGAAGCGCATCGGGCACCAGCGCCAAGCTATCAAAAGTTGTTTGATCATTTTAAACCCGATTTTTGGTTAGGAATGACGGCAACTCCTGAACGTATGGACGAGCAAGATGTTTATCAACTGTTTGACTATAACTTGGCGTACGAAATCCGTTTGACAGACGCGCTGGAAGAACATATGCTGACACCATTTCATTATGTTGGGGTTGAAGACTACGAAGTAGATGGCGTTAAAATTGATGAGACAACCGATTTACGTAATTTGTTAGCACCTAAAAGAGTAGATTATATCCTAAATCAGCTAAATTATTACGGCTATTGCGGCAATAAGGCTAAAGGCCTAGTTTTTTGTAGTCGTCAAAAAGAAGCACGTGAACTTGCTCAGATATTCACTGCTAAAAAGCACCCAGCAGTTGCTCTGACTAATGAAGATAGCGAGTCTAAGCGTGCACAAGTAGTCAAACAGCTTGAAAACGGCGACTTGGAGTATATTGTTACAGTTGATTTATTTAATGAGGGCGTTGATATTCCAGCCCTAAATCAAATCGTGATGCTGCGCAACACCCAATCTAGTATTGTTTTTATTCAGCAGCTAGGGCGAGGACTACGTAAATATCCGCAAAAAGATTATGTCACGGTGATTGATTTTATTGGTAACTATCAAAATAACTACTTAATTCCCATTGCTTTAAATCAAGACAATAGTCGCGATCAGGATAAAGTGCGCGCGGAAACCCTATTACCGAGCTTTATTGATGTTTCTACGATTAATTTTAGTCGGATTGCTTCTGAACGAATTCTAGCTTCACTTGATCGAGTTAAACTGGATAGCATCAAAGAATTGCGCCAATCTTATCAGGAACTAAAACAAAAATTGGGGCGAGTACCACTACTGCTCGACTTTTATCAAGAAGGCTCGACCTCACCGTTGGTATTTGCACGTAATAACAGCTTGCAGCATTATGGTAAATTTTTAGTAAAAATGGGAGAATCATTAACTTTATCAACATTTGAAGATGGTGTCTTATCATTTATGACCAAGGAATTGCTGAACGGAAAAAGACCGCATGAATTATTACTTTTGCAGCAATTATTACAGCAGCAAACAGTAGGACTAGCTGAATTTGAGCAAATCTTAAAAAAACATAATGCTTACTTTAATTCAGCAGTTGTGACTTCGGTTGAAGATATTCTAACTTTAACGTTTTTTGAGATTAAACAAGGTAAGACTACCAAAAAAGAGCAATATGGTGGGCAAGCACTAATTGAACATAACTTGCTAGGCTATGAATTAGCACCGCAGCTAGTCCAATCTTTGCAAGGTAATCCAGAATTTAGAAAACTATTTAGTGATGTAATTGAAACAGGACTGCTGCTAAATCAGCCTTATGATGATCAAGCACAATTTACGTTATATCAGCAATATGATCGCAAAGATGTTTGTCGTTTACTTAATTGGCCAAAGGATGTTTCTGCACCAATGTATGGGTATCGAGTAGACGAACGAGAAACGCCAATTTTTATTACTTATCAAAAGGCCTCAAGTGAAAAACGCAATGCAGTATATCATAATACGTTGGCTGATGGTCGTAGCTTACGGTGGTACACACGTACACCGCGGCACCTTAATTCAAATGAAGTCCAACGTTTGCTTAATACCCCGCAGATGGTGCTACATTTATTTGTTAAAAAGAGTGATGCCGTTGGCAAACAATTTTTCTATTTAGGCCAAGTCGATATTCAAAAAGAGACGGTGAAAGAAGAGTTAATTGGCCCTAAGAAAAAAGTGGCTGTAGGGATGAATTTGTTGCTACGACATCCACTCGAGGCCAAAATGTATAACTTATTATTTGCAGAATAA
- a CDS encoding YjjG family noncanonical pyrimidine nucleotidase, with amino-acid sequence MRFKQIIFDVDDTLIDFAATEDFALHALFKKHHWQLTREMQKRYHAYNQGLWRKLEQGTISYNQLSEQVFQVFLKQNFGLEVDGKAIMAEYRSYFEQAYQLLPGVEDALRFAQNDYQLTVLSNGEAFMQRHRLEQAGVEQYFSLIVTSEEAGFSKPDRRVFDYFFDQTTIGPEDTIFFGDGLQSDILGAENYGFASVWYNHRHRRNDLNLHPMFEVQTYPQFVDLLKRDFQPGYRLG; translated from the coding sequence TTGCGATTTAAACAAATAATTTTTGATGTTGATGATACGTTAATTGACTTTGCTGCAACGGAAGATTTTGCTTTGCATGCTCTATTTAAGAAACATCATTGGCAATTGACTCGTGAAATGCAGAAACGCTATCATGCTTATAATCAAGGGCTATGGCGTAAACTTGAACAGGGCACTATTTCCTATAACCAATTAAGTGAACAGGTTTTTCAAGTTTTTTTGAAGCAAAATTTTGGCTTAGAAGTTGATGGGAAAGCGATCATGGCTGAGTATCGTTCATATTTTGAGCAGGCATATCAATTACTGCCAGGTGTTGAAGATGCTTTACGTTTTGCGCAAAATGATTATCAATTAACTGTTTTAAGTAATGGCGAAGCATTTATGCAACGTCATCGGCTTGAGCAAGCGGGAGTTGAGCAGTACTTTTCACTAATTGTAACCTCTGAAGAAGCTGGATTTTCAAAACCGGACCGCCGAGTTTTTGATTATTTTTTTGATCAGACGACAATTGGACCTGAAGATACTATTTTCTTTGGTGATGGGTTACAGTCAGATATTTTGGGTGCAGAAAATTATGGTTTTGCCAGTGTTTGGTACAATCATCGTCATCGCAGAAATGATCTTAATTTGCATCCTATGTTTGAAGTACAGACATATCCGCAATTTGTTGATTTGTTAAAACGAGATTTTCAACCGGGCTATCGATTAGGATAG